attgtcgaacttggattcctgggagtgccttctgatgaagatcaaaggtaagtgaatatttatagtggtatttctaacttctgttgactccaaaatggcggatatttctctgcctggattgggctctgagcgccattctcagattatgctttttccgtaaagttttttaaaaatctgacacagcggttgcattaaggagaagtctatctttaattattttatcaatgtttattatgagtatttctgcaaaatcacaggatgttttggaatcaaaacattactgcacgtaacgcgccaatgtaaactgagatttttggatataaatatggacattatcgaacaaaacatcaatgtattgtgtaacataatgtcctatgagtgtcatctgatgaagatcatcaaaggtgagtgattcattttatctatatttctgctttttgtgactccatctttggctggaaaaatggctgtgtttttttaacttatctcagctcgctggtcaccatagcatcacccacctgtagcacgtgctccagcaggtatatctctctggtcacccccaaaaccaattcttcctttggccgcctctccttccagttctctgctgacaatgactggaacgaactacaaaaatctctgaaactggaaacactcatctccctcactagctttaagcaccagctgtcagagcagctcacagattactgcacctgtacatagcccatctataatttagcccaaacaactacctctttccctactgtatttattttgctcctttgcaccccattatttatccgtagtctggcttttttatggcggttttggagcagtggcttcttccttgcggagcggcatttcaggttatgtcgttataggactcattttactgtggatatagatacttttgtacccgtttcctcaaacatcttcacaaggtcttttgctattgttctgggattgagttgcactctttgcaccaaagtaccttcatctctaggagacagaacgcatctccttcctgagctgtatgacggttGTGTGGTCccctggtgtttatacttgcatactatttcttgtacagatgaacgtggtaccttcaggcgtttggaaattgctccgaaggttgaaccagacttgtggaggtcttggctgattttttttttttcaaatgatgtcaagcaaagaggcaccgagtttgaaagtaggccttgaaatacatccacaggtacacctcaaactatgtcaattagcctatcagaagcttctaaagccattacataattttctggaatttactaagctgttcaaaggcacagtcaacttagtgtatgtaaacttctgacccagtggaattgtgatacagtgaattataagtgaaaaaatctctaaacaattgttggaaaaattacttgtgtcatgcacaaagtagatgtcctaaccgactttccaaaactatagtttgttaacaagaaatgtatggagtggttgaaaaacaagttaatgactccaacctaagtgtatgtaaacttcagacttcaactttacacacacacacacaaaagtatcGTGTTGATGAAGAAACACTTTCTCGCAAAAACCTACAGTGGCTAGGTTCCCATCCAATTTGCAGCAGATTTTGATGCATACATTTCTAAAATCTAAATAATACAATATGAGCATATTCCTACCAGATGTTTCCATCTGATTGAATTTGAGGATAAAAGGCCGTGGGTGATGATACTGCACATAAAAATAAACTATTGCTGTTAAATTCTCATGTACAGAATTAAAAATACAGGTTGAATGTGTTTGGTTATATTgcaaatgtgcccactctggtcttggcacatgcGATCTAGCCAACAGTTCGCAGATACAGTGCGGCTAGGCTACCTACATTGAGATTATTATGGGAAAGAGTTATATTATTTGCATTTGTCAAAacagcagccaagcatcgatcatcttGTCATCAGAGTAAGACCTTCGATATTTATTTGAAAGGAGCATcaatatttttgtttattttgcaAGATGTAGGCATTTAGAATTAAATTAAGGAGTGGAGCTTTATAGTTATGTGGTGACATCAAGTTCTCTGCATACCTTCCAAATGATTTGGCAATCATAATTTATTCGAAAAACAGTTTCCAGCATCATTTTCTACAATAACAAAAGTTTGACAGAAGAATAATCCACCCCTGTCAAATGGTGAAAAATGTTGTTGATCTTTAAAAAATGTCTCCTATCTGCTGTTTCCATTACACACGTCTCATTTTTTTTGCGACATTGCTTTAAAATCGAATACACCTGAgtcaatggaaacctgcctaCTACAgttaacaaaatagatggcagtGACACATGGATCAAATTCTGACCATCACTAATTTCTATAATGTGAAAATGTCTCCAAGTCTATGAACAAATAAAGTGATCTGTCCAGTGACTTGAAATTCTTCCTTTAAATAATTTCCAACATATTCACAGTATAATACATCGCAGAACACACAGATTTGTGTCAGATCCCTCTGAATGTTGGCATTGCAAGTTGGAAGCATGGAGTTCCTGATGGCCCGGTTCAGTCCTCTCCATGTATGTTCTATGTCTCCAGTAACAAAGTTCAGTTTGTCAATAACCCATTTTGCTCTCTGGCGCATGTGAAGTCCGTGCCTCCAAACAACCTTGTGGAATTGTTTGGAGAATGTTTGAGTGTTGTGAATGTATAAACCTCTCTGTGAAAAAACACTCCATGACCTTTTCACTTCCCTCTCACTATGGAGAGTATCTTTATGCTGTGCTGATGTTCCAAACTCAGAGCATGCCTGTACATGCAAGGCGGATCTCCCCAAACTGGTTAGAGCCAAGTTCTGAATGCTTTCAGCACAGGGATGGGATGTTAGTAATGGCTCAGCAGACTGCAGATGTGTTTGGATATTTTCCAAATCCTCCAGAGAAATTATCGGCGGTGACTTTAAGGGTCTAATTGGCAGCAATTTGTCACTTTCAGGTGGGAACCATGGTGTAAATACAGGCAAAACACGACAGGGGAAGTCCTCCAAGGCCTTTTCTGTTTTGTCCACTAAGATTTTCAAGCTGCCATCAATGCTTTTGTAATGCAACAAGACATCCATAAGGTTTTGCCATCTCATTCCTCACAAGTCCATAGCACAGTCCTACAGAAGATTATAAGAGAAGACATGGTTAAAATCAGTATTGAATGACTGTACATCAAAAGTgctatttgtaaaaaaaaaatgggtgTAACAGTCTGTTGGTTTTTTGAAGAAcactgttttaaaaaaaatgaaatagcTCTGTGCTACTTTCATAGCCCAGACTGGGATCTGTCATCAGCATCTGTTATTATATTGTTGTAATGTAACACAGATATGCTGATAGGGCTGGACGATATAGCCAAAATATAATTTTACCCTATTTTTCAAACGTTTCACGGAATGATGGTATTTAGTGTTTTTACATAATAAAAAAGGTCTAAATATGCTTTGAGAACTTAATGACCCTAGGGTGGcaagacatacagtgcattttattttttattttacctttatttaaccaggcaagtcagttaagaacaaattcttattttcaatgacggcctaggaacagtgggttaactgcctgttcaggggcagagcgacagatttgtaccttgtcagctcagggatttgaacttgcaagtccaccgctctaaccactaggctaccctgcagccctaTTCAGATTACTTTTTCCGCATTttcttactttacagccttattctacaatggatgAAATCatttcccccctcaatctacacacaataccccataatgacaaagcaaaaacttgtTTAATTTTTATTATTAAGAATTTAAAACTAAAATATCCCATTTACTtgagtattcataccctttactcagtactttgttgaagcacctttggcagagattacagcctagagtcttcttgggtatgctgctacaagcttggcacacctatttggggagtttcccattcttttctgcagatcctctcaagctctaaggttggatggggaacttCGCTGgacatctattttcaggtctctccagagatatcataaccgccatcgattaaAGACAGtcctgtgcagcagtcttcatcgacctggccaaggctttcgactctgtcaatcaccgtatccttaattgcaaaaaaatatataatttaaaaaataaatattattatttattttttaattgctgaagctggagacttacatttccctcactagcgttaaacatcagctatctgagcagctaaccgatcgctgcagctgtacatagtccatttgTAAATAGCCCgcctacctacctcatccccatattgtttttatttactttgctgctcttttgcacaccagtatcacgaCTTATACACccatctgctcatcatcatctgcttatcactccagtgttaatcttctaaattgtaattactttgctactatggcctatttaatgccttacctcctcataccatttgcacacactgcatatagactttctttttttccctattgtgttgactgtacgcttgtttattccacgtgtaactgtgttgttgtcgtCTAATtcggctcgtaagtaagcatttcacggttaaatctacacctgttgtattcggagcatgtgacctACACAATTTTATTTGATCTCTGAACTTTCATACCAGAAATCTTTATCACAGGTGCCGGAGTGGATGGCCACTGTTTTATGGGCTACTAACCAACTATGCTATTTTGTTACTCGCACTGAGGCaggcaacactgaagcatgcatgagagcaccagctgttccggacaactgtgtgatcacgctctcagtagtcgatgtgagcaagacctttaaacaggtcaacattcacaaagctgcgggaccagacggattaccaggacgtgtactcaaagcatgcgcagaccaactggcaagtgtcttcactgatattttcaacctctccctgaccaagtctgtaatacctacatgtttcaaacagaccaccatagtccctgtgcccaagaaagtgatggtaacctgcctaaacAATTACCGCCTCATAGCACTCACGttagtagccatgaagtgctttgaagggctggtcatggctcacaacaccatcatGGCGGAAatcctagacacactccaatttgcattctTCTccccacagatgacgcaatctcaatcacactctacactgccctttcctacctgaacaaaaggaacacctatgtgagaattctggccattgactacagctcagctttcaacaccatagtgcccacaaagcccatcactaagctaaggaccctgggactaaacacctccctctgcaactggatcctgtacttcctgtcGGGCAacaacatctgccacgctgatcctcaacactggagcccctgaaggttgcatgcttagtcccctcctgtactccttgttcacccacgactgagtggccaaacatgactccaacaccaaaatttagtttgctgacgacacaacagtggtaggcctgatcaccgacaatgaggagacagcctatagggagaaggccaagcatcctgccatccaggacctctaccaggcggtgtcagagaaatcTGTAAAAAtagtcagactccagtcacc
This sequence is a window from Oncorhynchus keta strain PuntledgeMale-10-30-2019 chromosome 14, Oket_V2, whole genome shotgun sequence. Protein-coding genes within it:
- the zgc:101664 gene encoding shieldin complex subunit 3 gives rise to the protein MRWQNLMDVLLHYKSIDGSLKILVDKTEKALEDFPCRVLPVFTPWFPPESDKLLPIRPLKSPPIISLEDLENIQTHLQSAEPLLTSHPCAESIQNLALTSLGRSALHVQACSEFGTSAQHKDTLHSEREVKRSWSVFSQRGLYIHNTQTFSKQFHKVVWRHGLHMRQRAKWVIDKLNFVTGDIEHTWRGLNRAIRNSMLPTCNANIQRDLTQICVFCDVLYCEYVGNYLKEEFQVTGQITLFVHRLGDIFTL